ATAAATTCGCGTGGAGTTCATTTAAGCCATTTTTATTAACTCCCGAAAAAGGTGCAGAAACTTCAATTTACCTTGCATCTTCTCCTGAAGTTGACGGCGTGTCGGGTGAATATTTTGCTAAGAAAAAAATAAAGAGAACATCAAAAGAATCATACGACTCCGAAATTGCGGACAAACTCTGGAAAGTAAGTGAAAAATTTGCGGGACTTGTTGCATAGATATTTAAATATAAAAATGACTAATTGTTATACTACAAATGGTTAAAAATTCAGCAATTTGACAATTCTTGAAACTTTAGTCCTTAAACTTTAAACTCTTTTCTGGCAAGAACAAAAAGATAATCGGAAAGGCGATTTAGATATTTTAATATAAATTCATCAACTTTTTCTTTTTCGGAAAGATTAATGGTAATACGCTCTGCTCTGCGGCATACTGTGCGTGCAATATGACAATGTGAAGATATTTGGTTCCCTCCGGGAATTACAAATTCTTTGAGTGCAGGTAATTTTTTTTCTATTTTATCAATTTCTTTTTCAAGAAAATTCAAGTCATTTTCTTTTAAAAAATTAATATTTGGTTTTTTTATTTTTTTTGATTTATCATAACCGACAGCAAGTGCTGACTGGATAGCGAAAAGATTTTTTTGAATTACAAATAAATTATTTTTTGAAATTTTATCAATTTTCTGAGAGCAAATTAAACCGAGCCACGAATTGAGTTCGTCAACACTTCCTAAAGCATCAATTCTATGATGACATTTGGAAACACGCAATCCCCCAATTAATGAGGTTTTTCCTTTGTCTCCGGTTTTTGTGTATATTTTCATTTTCCGTTTATTATTTATTAGTCGTTGCTTTCAACTGCTAACTTCAGTTTTTCATTTTCAAAAGTTCTTATATCGTTATTTTTTTCATCACTGATAATCATGCCGTCGTTTAGTTTGATTATGCGGTGGGCATATTTAGCAATATCTGGCTCATGAGTAACAACAATGATTGTGTTTCCGCTTTTATGAATTTCTTCAAAAAGTCCCATTATTTCCACTGAAGTTTTTGAATCGAGATTACCTGTTGGTTCATCGGCAAGCATTATAGCAGGTGAATTTACCAGAGCCCTTGCAATTGCAACCCTTTGTCGCTGTCCGCCTGAAAGCTCATTCGGTTTATGTTTAATCCTGTCGGTAAGCCCCACGTTATTCATGACTATACTTGCTCTTTCAATTCTTTTATTTTTATTAAGCCCTGCATAAACAAGTGGCAGCATAACATTTTCAAGAGCAGAAGAACGGGGCAATAGATTAAACGTTTGGAAAACAAAGCCCACTTGCTTGTTTCTTACTTCAGCAAGTTCGTTGTCGCTCATTTTGCTCACATTAATTTCGTTTAAAAAATATTCACCTGAAGTAGGTGTATCAAGGCATCCGAGAATATTCATAAGTGTTGATTTTCCTGAACCAGACGGACCCATTAATGCAACGTATTCATTTTTATAAATAGCGAGATTTATCAAACGCAACGCCCTGATGATTTCAGTTCCGACTTTGTAATTTTTTACAAGATTTTTTAAAACTATCAATTCTTCTGCCATTACTTTTAAAAAGTTTAAAGTTTAAGGTCTAAAGTTTAAAGTTCGAACAACGAACCACAAACTACGAACCACAAACATAATTCTGCAAATTTAGTTAAAATCTGATAATAAAATTTTGTTTTGTTATTCCTTTTCTGAAAAAAATCAAACCCATGAAAAACAAATCAATTGATATGCTAACCTTCTCGTGATTTTTGATATATTTCCATGCATTTTCCATTTCATCAGACCAGTGAATATCATCAAAAACAAATAGCGAATTATCGTTTGCTTTTTCCAGACATTGCTCAAAATAGCTTATTGTCGGTTCGTAGCGATGATTGCCATCAAAAAAAACATAATCTGTGTTTTTAATATATTTCAATATTTGAGGTAAAACACGAGTAAATTCACCGGTGATTACATCAATTTTCTGACCTGAAATCTTGAAATTATTTCTTGCTATTGCAGCAGTATTTTCACAACCTTCAATTGTAATTACTTTTGGATGATAGTTTGGTAGTGCCTGATAAAGGGTGCTGATGCCAAGTGATGTTCCCAATTCCAAAATTGTTTTTGGCTTGAAAGAATCTACAAGTCGAAATAATAAAGCACAGTATTTTTGGGACTTTGCGGATTTTTTTGCAATGTCGGAAATTTTTCTTTTTGTGTTATTTCCTTCCGAGCCGCTTGCCCCATAATCAATGCAGTCAATAATTTCATTTGAGGCAAGCATTGAATTTCTTATGTTTTTAATACTTTTAAAAATCGAAGAATCTGTTTTTTTATTAATTACGTTTGCAAATAAATCATACACAAAAGGAGAATGAATGGAATGACCTCCAGAAGAAGTTAAGAGATAACGAAAATATTTTAATGCAAAACAAAAAGTAGTCATTGGGGAAAAGTTAATAGTTAATCGTAAATCGTAAAAAAAAATTACAAATTCAAAATTTCGCAAATTATTTTAAATCCTAAATCCTAATTTCTAAATTTTATAATCTTCAGTCAAACTTAAAATTTAGTTTTACGCAATTATACAATTTTTTTTAATCTTAATGTAAATATTGTGTACTTTTGGGCAGGTTAAATAAAAGGTTGTTATTAGCCAACAAGTTTTTTATTATTAATTATTCATTTACTTTAAATGTTTTTTAGAAAAAATATAAATATAATTTCGGTTGCACTTATCACATTGTTTATTTTCTCATGTTCGTATTTTAAAAAAGAAAAAAATAATGAAGTTGTTGCGAGAGTTTATGATAAATACCTTGACAAAAGTAATTTGCTCAATATTGTTCCTCAGAATACAAAATCAAAGGACAGTGAAATTATTGTTCGGAACTACATAAACAGTTGGATAAAACTAAATCTGCTTCTTCATAAAGCCGAAGAAAATCTTACAAAAGAGCAAAAGAATTTTGATGTTCAACTCGAAGATTACCGGAATTCACTTATTACTTATGCTTATGAAAAGGAACTTGTTCGTCAGAAACTTGACACTGTTGTTACCGAAGAACAAATAAAAGATTATTATAACAAAAATGAAAAGGATTTTTTATTAAAAGATAATATTGTAAAGGTGTTATATGTAAAAACTCCTTTAAAAGCACCTGCTTTATTGAAAGTAAAAGCGTGGTGTAAATCAAATAATCCAAAAGACAGAATGTTGCTTGAAGAATATTGCAGGGAAAATGCCGAGAATTATTTTCTTGATGACCAGTCGTGGCTGCTTTTTGATGATGTGTTGAAAGAAATTCCTATAAAAACTTATGACCAAGAAAATTATTTGATGAACCATACATTTATCGAAATACAGGATGCCGAAAGCAATTATTTTATAAATATTAAAGGATTTAAAATAAAAGAGAGTATTTCTCCGTTAAGTTTTGAAAAGGAAAATGTAAAAAACATTATAATAAACAAAAGAAAAATTGATTTGATAAATGAAATGGAAAAACAGGTACTTAAAGACGCATTTAAAAATAAAGATTTTGAGATATATGATAAAAAACATAAAAAATAAAAGCATTTTAAAAGAAATAATTTTAATCCTGGGTTGTATTATTTTCGTAAACAATACTGCCTCTTCGCAGGGTAAAGTTATTGACCAAGTTATTGCAACAGTCGGCAACAGCATAATACTTCAATCCGATTTGGAAAATCAATATATGCAGGCAATGGGTCAGGGAATGACATCCGGTAACGATATAGATATGAAATGTTCGGTTTTTGAAGATATGCTGTTCCAGAAATTATTGCTGAATCAGGCACAGCTCGATAGTTTGAAAGTTACCGATTCGCAGGTGGAATCGGAACTTGACAGGCGATTGCGGTATTTCGTAAATCAAATCGGCTCACAGGAAAAGCTTGAGGAGTATTATAAAAAATCAATTATTGAAATAAAAGAGGACTTCAGGGAAACAGTGAGGGAACAAATTTTGTCGGAACAAATGCAGCGAAAAATTACAGATGATATTAAAGTTACTCCATCGGAAGTAAGAGCATATTTCAAAAAAATTCCTGCCGATAGTTTGCCTCTTGTAAATTCGGAAGTTGAAATATTGCAAATTGTTAAAAATCCCGAGATAAACATCGAAGAAAAGAAAGAAGCACAGGAAAAAATCGAACAAATCAGAAAAAGAATTATCAATGGGGAGGACTTTGTTACTCTTGCTGCATTATACTCCGAAGATGTAGAATCGGCAAAAAAAGGTGGTGATATAGGATTTAAAGTCAGAAGCGACCTCCCTGCCGAAATATGTTCTGTTGCATTCAACCTTAAAGAAAAAGAAGTTTCAACCGTAATAGAAAGTCCAGCAGGTTATCATATTCTGCAGCTTTTGGAACGGCGCGGTGAAAGTATTGACCTTCGCCAGATACTTGTTGTCCCTAAAATTTCTGCCATAGATATTACAAAAGCTAATAATTTTCTTGACAGCATTTCCACGTTAATTAAAAATAAAAAATATATATTTAGCGATGCTGCTGCAAAGTTCTCTAATGATGACAGCAGGAACAACGGAGGATTAATTGTAAATCCGGCAACAAGCTCGTCGAGATTTCAGATGAATGAAATCGACCCTTCATTATTTTTTGTAGTTGATAAAATGACTGTAGGCGAAATTTCAAAACCTGTGATAATGAAAGATAAAAACGGTAAACAGGCATTAAGAGTTGTAATGTTGAAAAGTCGCACGGCACCCCATAAAGCCAACCTTACCGAAGATTATCAGCAAATACAAAATGCTGCATTAACCGAAAAACAAAATAGAGCTATTAAAGAATGGATAAATAAAGCAAAGCAACATTCCTACATTAAAATAAACAGTATATATAAAGGATGTAATTTTAAATATAACTGGTTATAGTTAGAATTTGTCCAGAATGTCCGATTTCTTCGTTACTCTCGTTTTAAAATCAGTCATTTACTTTAGTAAACTCCTGATTTTAAAACTTCGAAAGCCTCGAACTCGGACATTCTGAACCAAACTCTCGACTTTATGGACAGGCACTAGTTAGTTCTTAGTTCGCAATTTTACTAATGACTTATGACTCTAAACTGAAAACCGAAAACTTATTTTATTTCGACTTGGTAATTATTAAATATACAGCAAGCGCAATACAGATAATAAGAATGCATGTAATTGCAATATTCCAGAAATCGTGCCCTCTTCCTCCTCTCGGTGCTGCTTTTGTATCAGATTTTTTCACATCCTGCTTGTAATTTTGTTTTTTTACATCATTAGAATTTGAAACTGAAAGTTTTTTTGTTGCTTTTTTTAAAATAAAAGGAATTAATGCTTCTTCGTGAGAAGTTGAAATGCTATTTTTATTTTCAGGAATATATGAAAGTAAATCGTTGTTCTTATCTGGAACATAATTTTCATCTTCTGCTGTAATTACTTTAGATTTTTCTGGTATTTTATTGCTGTTGCAATAATTTGCTCCGTCGCTGTTTACAGCAGCTTTCTGAAGTTTGTCATATCTTTTTTGTGTAAATTGCTTTTCATGCGAGCAAGATGCAATCAAAAAAAAGCAAACTGAAATTGAAATTAATCGTAATGCTTTATTTTTCATCTTTAATTTATTTTAAAAGTTTATAAAAAAAATAATTCAGCGAAACATTATGTTCCTACAAATGTAAAATAATAATTTATTATATCAACACTTTTTATGTTACCTCATTTTACTTAATTTTGCCTGATAAAGTAATTTTATGCGAGTTGCAATAAAATATTTTCTGAAATTCTTTATTTTCTGGTACATTTTCTTTTTTATGCAAAGAATAATTTTTCTGCTTTTCAGCTTTAAAATGCTCAAAAATGTTTCTGTTCAGGAAATCTTATCATGCAATTATTACTCTATTGGCGTTGATATTTCAGCAATATGCTATTTAATTGTTTTTCCGGTATTATTTTTTATAATCTATTTATTTATTGCAAAAAATATATTTCTTAATATAATAAATAGCATTACCATAATTTTAATAATTCTTAATATCCTTGTTGGTGCAGCTGACATAGGGCTTAATTTATCGTGGGGTTCGAAAATAAATGCAATGGCAATGGAAAGTTTTAGATATCCGCGTGAGGCATTCGGACTTATTTTTTCAAAAGAACATTTACTTTTATTTATTCTTATTATTCTTCAAAGTTTTATCTGGATTTATTTTTATTCGCAATTTATTTATTTTAAGAATAGCATTAATTTAAATATTTTCAAAAAAATATTATTTTCTGTTTTGTTGATTTTTCTTTGTATTACAGGCATCAGAGGCGGATTGCAGAAATATCCTATAAGTAAAAGCTGGGCTTACTATTCGACAAATTCAACTTTAAATAATGCTTCACTTAATGGATTTTGGAATTTTGCAGAAATATTTTTCAAGAAACAGGTTACAAAAAATCCATATAATTATTTT
This portion of the Bacteroidales bacterium genome encodes:
- a CDS encoding cob(I)yrinic acid a,c-diamide adenosyltransferase codes for the protein MKIYTKTGDKGKTSLIGGLRVSKCHHRIDALGSVDELNSWLGLICSQKIDKISKNNLFVIQKNLFAIQSALAVGYDKSKKIKKPNINFLKENDLNFLEKEIDKIEKKLPALKEFVIPGGNQISSHCHIARTVCRRAERITINLSEKEKVDEFILKYLNRLSDYLFVLARKEFKV
- a CDS encoding ABC transporter ATP-binding protein, translating into MAEELIVLKNLVKNYKVGTEIIRALRLINLAIYKNEYVALMGPSGSGKSTLMNILGCLDTPTSGEYFLNEINVSKMSDNELAEVRNKQVGFVFQTFNLLPRSSALENVMLPLVYAGLNKNKRIERASIVMNNVGLTDRIKHKPNELSGGQRQRVAIARALVNSPAIMLADEPTGNLDSKTSVEIMGLFEEIHKSGNTIIVVTHEPDIAKYAHRIIKLNDGMIISDEKNNDIRTFENEKLKLAVESND
- a CDS encoding class I SAM-dependent methyltransferase, producing the protein MTTFCFALKYFRYLLTSSGGHSIHSPFVYDLFANVINKKTDSSIFKSIKNIRNSMLASNEIIDCIDYGASGSEGNNTKRKISDIAKKSAKSQKYCALLFRLVDSFKPKTILELGTSLGISTLYQALPNYHPKVITIEGCENTAAIARNNFKISGQKIDVITGEFTRVLPQILKYIKNTDYVFFDGNHRYEPTISYFEQCLEKANDNSLFVFDDIHWSDEMENAWKYIKNHEKVSISIDLFFMGLIFFRKGITKQNFIIRF
- a CDS encoding peptidylprolyl isomerase, producing MIKNIKNKSILKEIILILGCIIFVNNTASSQGKVIDQVIATVGNSIILQSDLENQYMQAMGQGMTSGNDIDMKCSVFEDMLFQKLLLNQAQLDSLKVTDSQVESELDRRLRYFVNQIGSQEKLEEYYKKSIIEIKEDFRETVREQILSEQMQRKITDDIKVTPSEVRAYFKKIPADSLPLVNSEVEILQIVKNPEINIEEKKEAQEKIEQIRKRIINGEDFVTLAALYSEDVESAKKGGDIGFKVRSDLPAEICSVAFNLKEKEVSTVIESPAGYHILQLLERRGESIDLRQILVVPKISAIDITKANNFLDSISTLIKNKKYIFSDAAAKFSNDDSRNNGGLIVNPATSSSRFQMNEIDPSLFFVVDKMTVGEISKPVIMKDKNGKQALRVVMLKSRTAPHKANLTEDYQQIQNAALTEKQNRAIKEWINKAKQHSYIKINSIYKGCNFKYNWL